A genomic window from Cryobacterium sp. SO2 includes:
- a CDS encoding LysE family translocator, translating to MQLSVFLVFMAACLPLVLAPGPSVAYILTTTLSSGRRVGLSGVAGVELGYVVHIVAAVAGISAVIAASAAAFTVVKIAGAGYLIWLGIKAWRSRDNTRLRDLGAGGATVTPSEAFRRGLLVGVLNPKTAVFFLSFLPQFVQVGRAPVWLQMSVLGLTFIAMASIPDLAWALTGSGVRRLLPGIRMKTMERISGTVLFGLAGYALTARRAVT from the coding sequence ATGCAGCTGAGTGTGTTCCTCGTGTTCATGGCGGCGTGCCTGCCGCTTGTGCTGGCTCCCGGCCCGTCGGTCGCGTACATCCTCACCACCACGCTGAGCTCGGGTCGCCGGGTGGGCCTCAGCGGGGTGGCCGGCGTCGAACTCGGCTACGTTGTGCACATCGTGGCTGCCGTGGCCGGCATCTCCGCTGTCATCGCGGCCAGCGCGGCCGCGTTCACGGTGGTCAAAATCGCCGGCGCCGGCTACCTCATCTGGTTGGGCATCAAGGCCTGGCGGTCACGCGACAACACCCGGTTACGCGATCTGGGTGCCGGCGGAGCCACGGTGACCCCGAGTGAGGCATTCCGCCGGGGCCTACTCGTCGGGGTGCTCAACCCCAAGACGGCGGTCTTCTTCCTGTCGTTCCTGCCCCAGTTCGTGCAGGTCGGCAGGGCGCCGGTCTGGCTGCAGATGAGCGTGCTCGGTCTCACGTTCATCGCCATGGCGTCGATCCCCGACCTGGCCTGGGCGCTCACCGGCAGCGGCGTGCGACGGCTGCTGCCGGGCATCCGGATGAAGACGATGGAGCGCATCTCGGGAACGGTGCTGTTCGGCCTGGCCGGGTACGCGCTCACCGCCCGGCGCGCGGTGACTTAG
- a CDS encoding DUF6578 domain-containing protein, whose amino-acid sequence MRDDRNQSGDEGTPSLGWAAYAPLSGAVFTGSDEPVMTREQFAALQGEASAPVDLAATSARPEATADEDAPPPDGTSVWLTEWQVAEVRLDIGVGDHIDWQLIAMDAPWLARLFGERRTVALQLDLYAEAMQENPAFTAVAGTVVGVEVVRCAMQQSTDPEEAGGWVPVSGQAWTARLERTGDLPPAADDNVYGFIVYLRED is encoded by the coding sequence ATGCGCGACGACAGGAACCAGAGTGGCGACGAAGGCACGCCGTCACTGGGCTGGGCGGCGTACGCCCCGCTCTCCGGCGCGGTCTTCACCGGCAGTGACGAGCCCGTGATGACGCGCGAGCAGTTCGCGGCGCTGCAAGGCGAGGCCTCGGCTCCGGTCGACCTCGCCGCGACCAGCGCCCGCCCCGAGGCGACTGCCGATGAGGACGCGCCACCGCCGGACGGCACCTCGGTCTGGCTCACCGAATGGCAGGTTGCGGAGGTGCGGCTCGACATCGGCGTGGGCGATCACATCGACTGGCAGCTCATCGCGATGGATGCGCCCTGGCTGGCCCGCCTCTTCGGCGAGCGTCGCACGGTGGCACTGCAGCTCGACCTGTATGCCGAAGCCATGCAGGAGAATCCCGCCTTCACTGCCGTGGCTGGAACCGTCGTCGGGGTCGAGGTGGTGCGCTGTGCGATGCAGCAGTCGACGGATCCGGAGGAAGCCGGCGGCTGGGTGCCGGTGTCAGGCCAGGCCTGGACCGCTCGGCTCGAGCGGACCGGGGACCTGCCGCCCGCGGCTGATGACAACGTCTACGGCTTCATCGTGTACCTGCGTGAAGATTGA
- a CDS encoding alpha/beta hydrolase, translating into MVTVPSRLIAPALRLMRANRVFVTAEAARRRVRALEVRPAAYGPPSRLRQDVRVDVSQPGWPVYTITPVGTTPVGSVVYVHGGGWVNQIAGQHWHLAAQIAAEANTTVMVPIYPLVPFGTASVVAAGIVALVRDNLERCGTTCLAGDSAGGQIALSSALLLRDEHGIALPRTVLISPALDLSWSNPLIPTVQPSDPWLATPGGVVLAELWKGDRDILDPVVSPLMGDLTGLGPITLFSGTRDVLNPDAHLLVDKAAAAGVDLEFHEGTGQVHVYPLLPTVVGQDARARIVQSLSQGVAAPLDA; encoded by the coding sequence ATGGTCACCGTCCCGAGCCGCTTGATCGCCCCCGCCCTGCGCCTGATGCGCGCCAACCGTGTGTTCGTCACGGCCGAGGCGGCCCGTCGCCGCGTGCGGGCCCTCGAGGTCCGGCCGGCCGCCTACGGGCCGCCGAGCCGGCTGCGCCAGGACGTGCGGGTGGACGTCTCGCAGCCGGGCTGGCCGGTGTACACGATCACGCCCGTCGGCACGACGCCGGTGGGCAGCGTCGTCTACGTGCACGGCGGCGGCTGGGTCAACCAGATCGCCGGGCAGCACTGGCACCTCGCCGCACAGATCGCCGCCGAGGCGAACACCACCGTCATGGTGCCGATCTATCCGCTCGTGCCGTTCGGTACCGCATCCGTCGTGGCCGCCGGGATCGTGGCGCTCGTGCGAGACAACCTGGAACGCTGCGGCACCACCTGCCTCGCCGGTGACTCCGCCGGCGGACAGATTGCGCTGTCGTCCGCGCTCCTGCTGCGGGATGAGCACGGCATCGCCCTCCCCCGCACAGTGCTGATCTCCCCGGCGCTCGACCTCAGCTGGAGCAATCCGCTCATTCCCACCGTGCAGCCGAGCGACCCCTGGCTCGCCACTCCCGGCGGGGTCGTGCTGGCCGAGCTCTGGAAGGGCGATCGCGACATCCTGGACCCGGTGGTGAGCCCGTTGATGGGCGACCTGACCGGGCTCGGACCGATCACCCTGTTCAGCGGCACCCGGGACGTGCTCAATCCGGATGCGCATCTACTCGTAGACAAGGCCGCCGCGGCCGGCGTCGACCTCGAGTTCCACGAGGGCACCGGGCAGGTGCACGTCTATCCGTTGCTGCCCACCGTGGTCGGCCAAGACGCACGCGCGAGGATCGTGCAGAGTCTTAGCCAGGGTGTGGCCGCACCCCTGGACGCCTGA
- a CDS encoding TetR/AcrR family transcriptional regulator, protein MTTLRSDAARSRARILEVARTHDSHDLRLNDLAREAGVGVGTVYRHFPTVQALVEALTVNTIERMLEISQRAAAEPDPGTAFAFYLRSALTLQLEDGGLQSVLLSPADETDEVRAAKREIFGTFAAVLERAKRVGAVRPDLTLDQLSHLVCGIEYAVRLGSPADRSPLLEIILTGLRPAA, encoded by the coding sequence ATGACAACGCTCCGATCCGATGCCGCCCGCAGCCGTGCGCGCATCCTCGAGGTGGCCAGAACCCACGATTCGCACGACCTCCGGCTGAACGATCTGGCCCGGGAGGCCGGTGTCGGCGTCGGCACCGTCTACCGGCACTTCCCCACCGTGCAGGCCCTCGTCGAGGCGCTCACGGTGAACACCATCGAGCGGATGCTCGAGATTTCGCAACGCGCGGCGGCCGAACCTGACCCCGGAACGGCGTTCGCGTTCTACCTCCGCTCCGCGCTCACCCTGCAGCTGGAGGACGGCGGACTGCAATCCGTACTGCTGTCACCGGCGGACGAGACCGACGAGGTGCGCGCTGCCAAGCGTGAGATCTTCGGCACCTTCGCTGCCGTGCTCGAACGGGCCAAGAGGGTAGGCGCGGTGCGGCCGGACCTCACTCTCGATCAGCTCTCGCATCTCGTCTGCGGCATCGAATACGCGGTGCGCCTCGGCAGCCCGGCCGACCGCTCTCCCCTGCTCGAGATCATCCTCACTGGACTTCGCCCAGCCGCGTAG
- a CDS encoding SDR family NAD(P)-dependent oxidoreductase gives MTWNPTDPPAQPGRTVVVTGATAGIGYFAAEQLAATGAHVVLASRSATKLQVAQDSIRSRVPDASLGSVVIELGSLGSVSEAAAELAALPRLDGILLNGGAMSMSRGATTADGLPILLGTHVAANVRLLAGVLPALIATAAEHGTVGRVVHTSTGFVGLRRYELDDVRQVPWTGIGAYTKAKTVTEVFAFELERRLRAAGLPVASVVVRPGVGVDAKTPERPGIRDKTTPYQRNPYTPWAQGKDTAAWSAVRALTDPAVRGGEYFAPSGRLRGEPVAVPTLARTATPDGDIADRVWRQLEALAGVQTTGVLRDTQMRK, from the coding sequence ATGACCTGGAACCCCACCGACCCGCCCGCCCAGCCGGGCCGTACCGTCGTCGTCACCGGAGCGACCGCCGGCATCGGCTACTTCGCCGCCGAGCAGCTCGCTGCCACTGGAGCCCACGTGGTGCTGGCGTCCCGTTCGGCGACGAAACTGCAGGTGGCCCAGGACTCGATTCGCTCCCGGGTGCCGGATGCGTCGCTCGGTTCCGTCGTGATCGAGCTGGGCTCGCTCGGCTCGGTGAGCGAAGCCGCAGCCGAGCTCGCCGCGCTGCCGCGCCTGGACGGCATTCTGCTGAACGGCGGCGCCATGAGCATGAGCCGCGGAGCGACGACCGCCGACGGCCTGCCGATCCTCCTCGGCACGCATGTGGCCGCGAACGTGCGTCTGCTGGCCGGGGTGCTGCCTGCGCTGATCGCGACCGCGGCCGAGCACGGCACCGTCGGCCGGGTGGTGCACACCTCGACCGGGTTCGTGGGCCTGCGCCGGTACGAACTCGACGACGTGCGGCAGGTGCCGTGGACCGGCATCGGCGCGTACACCAAGGCGAAGACCGTCACCGAGGTGTTCGCCTTTGAACTCGAGCGCCGGCTGCGGGCGGCCGGCCTGCCGGTCGCGTCCGTGGTCGTCCGGCCGGGCGTTGGAGTGGATGCGAAGACCCCAGAGCGTCCCGGCATCCGGGATAAGACGACGCCGTACCAGCGCAACCCGTACACACCGTGGGCGCAAGGTAAGGACACCGCGGCGTGGTCGGCCGTGCGCGCACTGACCGACCCGGCGGTGCGCGGTGGCGAGTACTTCGCGCCGAGCGGCCGCCTCCGCGGCGAGCCGGTCGCGGTGCCGACGCTGGCGCGCACCGCTACCCCGGATGGCGACATCGCAGACCGGGTCTGGCGTCAGCTCGAGGCGCTCGCCGGAGTCCAGACGACCGGTGTGCTCCGTGACACGCAGATGAGGAAATAG
- a CDS encoding methyltransferase domain-containing protein, protein MDHTRDATNRPPQNPGENQAQWDERYAGMDKLWSGQPNGVLVSETRELAPGRVLDVGCGEGADALWLAEQGWDVTALDVSQVALDRAAHEADHRGLQVTWLHSGLVEAALPPESFDLVSAQYPALLRTDDKLAEHALLDAVAPCGVLLIVHHPTPTTAEAGAHGFHPDDYVSPAGVAALLDENWLLELDETRPRHVATGAGSHHTEDVIVRARRLR, encoded by the coding sequence ATGGACCACACCCGCGATGCCACCAACCGCCCGCCCCAGAACCCCGGCGAGAACCAGGCGCAGTGGGATGAGCGCTATGCCGGCATGGACAAGCTCTGGAGCGGGCAGCCCAACGGCGTGCTCGTGAGCGAGACGCGAGAGCTTGCCCCCGGGCGGGTGCTGGACGTCGGCTGCGGCGAGGGCGCCGATGCGCTCTGGCTGGCCGAACAGGGCTGGGACGTTACGGCGCTGGACGTCTCGCAGGTGGCGCTGGATCGTGCCGCCCACGAGGCCGACCATCGCGGTCTGCAGGTGACCTGGCTGCATTCCGGTCTCGTCGAGGCGGCGCTGCCACCGGAATCCTTCGACCTGGTCTCGGCGCAATACCCGGCGCTGCTACGCACCGACGACAAGCTGGCCGAGCACGCGCTGCTGGATGCCGTCGCTCCCTGCGGCGTGCTCCTCATCGTGCACCACCCCACGCCCACCACAGCGGAGGCCGGCGCGCACGGCTTCCACCCCGACGACTACGTGAGCCCGGCCGGTGTCGCCGCGCTGCTCGACGAAAACTGGCTCCTCGAGCTGGACGAGACCCGACCCCGGCACGTGGCCACCGGCGCCGGCTCGCACCACACCGAAGACGTCATCGTGCGGGCACGTCGGCTGCGCTGA
- a CDS encoding NYN domain-containing protein has protein sequence MTEPNDARVGLYIDFDNIVISRYQQLHGRNAFQRDGIRNFDRTSRDADPEIAARLAAATVDFNAIIDFAASFGTLVVNRAYADWSVPVNASYQRQLMSRAVDLTQLFTTTTRGTKNGADIRLAVDVVEDLFRLPDLTHVIIIAGDSDYIALAQKSKRLGRFVVGIGVAGSTSTSLAAACDEFEDYDSLPGIEKVAPSADSDTAHTDKRKAGRRAAEPVEVEVEPTPPASTARKFTTIPMFSNADDSSYDEPEPAEDIDPQELATELLARALQIGHAKGDADEWLNTGTVKNQMRRMDPSFNEKPLGYRSFTDFLSSRSDLAEMAEDGSQRLIRLRPEANARH, from the coding sequence ATGACTGAACCGAACGACGCCCGCGTCGGCCTGTACATCGACTTCGACAACATCGTCATCTCGCGTTACCAGCAGCTGCACGGCCGCAACGCGTTCCAGCGCGACGGCATCCGCAACTTCGACCGCACCAGCCGGGATGCCGACCCCGAGATCGCCGCACGCCTCGCCGCCGCCACGGTCGACTTCAACGCCATCATCGACTTCGCCGCCTCGTTCGGCACCCTCGTGGTGAACCGCGCCTATGCCGACTGGTCGGTGCCCGTCAACGCGAGCTACCAGCGCCAGCTGATGTCCCGAGCGGTGGACCTCACCCAGCTGTTCACCACCACCACCCGCGGCACCAAGAACGGTGCAGACATCCGCCTCGCCGTCGACGTGGTCGAAGACCTCTTCAGGCTGCCCGACCTCACCCACGTGATCATCATCGCCGGCGACTCCGACTACATCGCCCTCGCCCAGAAGTCCAAGCGGCTCGGTCGCTTCGTGGTGGGCATCGGCGTCGCCGGATCGACGAGCACCTCGCTGGCGGCCGCCTGCGACGAGTTCGAGGACTACGACTCTCTGCCCGGCATCGAGAAGGTCGCCCCCTCCGCTGACTCCGACACGGCCCACACCGACAAGCGCAAGGCCGGTCGCCGCGCCGCTGAGCCCGTTGAGGTGGAGGTGGAGCCCACCCCGCCGGCCAGCACGGCACGGAAGTTCACCACCATCCCGATGTTCTCCAACGCGGATGACTCCTCGTACGACGAGCCGGAGCCGGCCGAGGACATCGACCCGCAGGAGCTCGCGACCGAACTCCTCGCCCGCGCGCTGCAGATCGGCCACGCCAAGGGTGACGCCGACGAGTGGCTGAACACCGGCACGGTGAAGAACCAGATGCGCCGCATGGACCCCTCCTTCAACGAGAAGCCGCTCGGCTACCGGTCGTTCACCGATTTCCTCTCCTCCCGCAGCGACCTGGCGGAGATGGCCGAGGATGGCTCGCAGCGGCTCATCCGGCTGCGCCCCGAGGCGAACGCCCGACACTAA
- a CDS encoding CueP family metal-binding protein, protein MIRTQSAASLGALILLFSLTACTGATGSGVAPTAGSVGLGADADAMLAEFDIAAPTDVKDLIEELQAQPLTARPDGLMASVRVGELLLSSGDDEVSVPIPNDEFHLSVAPYLDATHDCYFHSLTTCVGELADEDLQVTITDDASGEVFLDDTVTTFDNGFFDIWLPSGRDLTMRIQDGENTAEVPVGTNADDPTCVTTVQLS, encoded by the coding sequence ATGATCCGTACACAGTCTGCGGCGAGCCTCGGCGCGCTGATCCTGCTCTTCTCCCTCACAGCGTGCACCGGCGCGACCGGTTCCGGCGTCGCACCGACCGCCGGCTCGGTCGGCCTGGGCGCGGATGCCGACGCGATGCTCGCCGAATTCGACATCGCGGCCCCGACAGACGTGAAGGACCTCATCGAGGAGTTGCAGGCACAGCCGCTCACTGCCCGCCCAGACGGGTTGATGGCATCCGTGCGGGTCGGCGAACTCCTCCTCTCCAGCGGAGACGACGAGGTGAGCGTCCCCATTCCCAACGACGAATTCCACCTGTCTGTCGCCCCGTACCTTGACGCCACGCACGACTGCTATTTCCACTCGTTGACGACCTGCGTCGGGGAACTCGCCGACGAGGACCTGCAGGTGACGATCACCGACGACGCCAGCGGCGAGGTGTTCCTCGACGACACTGTCACCACCTTCGACAACGGCTTCTTCGATATCTGGCTGCCGTCCGGGCGCGACCTGACGATGCGCATCCAGGACGGCGAGAACACCGCTGAGGTACCGGTCGGCACCAACGCGGACGACCCCACCTGTGTCACCACGGTGCAGCTGAGCTGA
- a CDS encoding dihydrofolate reductase family protein, with product MTGRIHIDHFTTLDGVAQAPGGPEEDTVGGFAFGGWQAPLLDDTVGAQIDAGIQAMDALLLGRRTYDIFAGYWPHQLDGQASGIARKFDSIPKYVASRGTPDLPWRDSHLLGTDLAAELNALRERHREIHVIGSIDFARSLVAEGLFDQANLWVYPIVVGPGKRLFPDDGAPIALELLGSEGPSEKGVVLLRYGPTGSIPATGDMTTD from the coding sequence ATGACCGGCCGCATCCACATCGACCACTTCACCACCCTCGACGGAGTCGCCCAGGCCCCCGGCGGCCCCGAGGAGGACACCGTGGGTGGATTCGCTTTCGGCGGCTGGCAGGCGCCCCTGCTCGACGACACAGTCGGCGCCCAGATCGATGCCGGAATCCAGGCGATGGACGCCCTCCTCCTCGGGCGACGCACTTATGACATCTTCGCCGGGTACTGGCCGCATCAGCTCGACGGGCAAGCCTCCGGTATCGCCCGTAAGTTCGACTCGATCCCCAAGTACGTCGCGTCCCGGGGCACACCGGATCTCCCCTGGCGCGACTCGCACCTGCTCGGCACGGATCTCGCCGCGGAGCTGAATGCCCTCCGCGAGCGGCACCGGGAGATCCACGTGATCGGCAGCATCGACTTCGCCCGCTCCCTCGTGGCCGAGGGCCTGTTCGACCAGGCAAACCTGTGGGTGTACCCGATCGTGGTCGGGCCCGGCAAGCGCCTGTTCCCCGACGACGGGGCACCCATCGCGTTGGAGCTACTCGGTTCGGAGGGCCCGTCGGAGAAGGGCGTCGTGCTGTTGCGGTACGGCCCGACGGGGTCGATTCCGGCGACCGGCGACATGACTACCGATTGA
- a CDS encoding YigZ family protein: MSDLTLRGGIGGHVEAEIDVKRSRFLCRLVRIETEDAARAVIDDARKEHWAARHHCSAFVIGPTGTPDQVRRSNDDGEPSGTAGRPMLEALSGRGLVDCVAVVTRYFGGTLLGAGGLVRAYSESVLSTIDRAQSLKMLVERERRELFTLTLAHTDAGRIEAELRQRGVLILGTDYGQNALLHLADDDAERLSAIVAHVTAGSAHLESLGHEWVDVDTV, translated from the coding sequence ATGTCTGATCTCACTCTGCGCGGCGGCATCGGCGGCCACGTTGAGGCCGAGATCGACGTCAAACGGTCCAGGTTCCTCTGCCGCCTGGTCAGGATCGAGACCGAGGACGCCGCGCGTGCCGTGATCGACGACGCACGCAAGGAGCACTGGGCCGCCCGCCACCACTGCTCGGCATTCGTCATCGGGCCGACGGGCACACCCGATCAGGTGCGCCGCTCGAATGACGACGGCGAACCATCCGGAACCGCGGGGCGCCCCATGCTGGAGGCGCTGTCCGGACGTGGCTTGGTCGACTGCGTGGCCGTGGTCACCCGCTACTTCGGCGGCACCCTCCTCGGTGCCGGCGGGCTCGTGCGTGCCTACTCGGAGTCCGTGCTCAGCACGATCGATCGGGCCCAGTCCCTGAAGATGCTCGTGGAACGCGAACGCCGTGAATTGTTCACGCTCACGCTCGCCCACACGGATGCCGGCCGCATCGAGGCCGAGTTACGCCAGCGCGGCGTGCTCATCCTGGGCACGGACTACGGGCAGAACGCCCTGCTGCACTTAGCCGACGATGACGCCGAGCGGCTCTCCGCGATCGTCGCTCATGTGACGGCTGGAAGTGCTCACCTGGAGAGCCTTGGCCACGAATGGGTTGACGTCGACACGGTATGA